The Vicinamibacterales bacterium genomic interval TCGTCGGGCTGTTCGCGGCCCCCATGTTCCTCATCGACGCCTTCAATACCCAGGACGTCACGAACCAGGAACCCGGCCCGGGGTTCCGCTGGACGATGGTGCTCACCCCGCCCGAGGTCGAAGGCCTCGAGTGGATCCGCACCCACACCGGCCAGGACGCCCGCGTCCAGGTCGATCCGTACTCGCGCGACTCCACCACCTGGGCCTTCGTCCCGGCCTTCGCCGAGCGGCGCATGGGAGTGGGCCTGCCGCTCGGCCTCGTGCCGCTGGAGAAGTATCTCGAAGGGTCGAAGCGGGCACGCTGGCTTTTCGAGGCGCCGGATCCCGCCGGGGCCTTCGCGCTGGCCGAACGCGTCGGCATCGACTACCTCGTCGTCGGTCCGCCCGAGCGGCGCGATCACCCGGGCGTCGAGGATCGGTACGCGCAGATGGGCGCGGTCCTTCCGCTCGTGTTCAAGAACGACGCGCTGGCGATCTACGAGGTGAAGCGGCCGGGGCACGTGCGCTGAGCCCCGGCACCCGCGCCGCGCACGGACGTCAGCGTGGGCGGTCGGCCCGTGCCGGCGTGCGCAGCCAGAGCAGCAGGCCCGGCAGGTTGCCGGCCAGGCCCGTGAGCACGATAAGCGTCGAGAGTGCGAACGACTGCGCGTCGGGAACGCCCATGGGCCTGAGCAGCCAGACGATCACGCCTTGCGGGACGCCGAAGCCGCTCACCGACACCGGCAGGAGCAGCATCAGCAGCCCGAGCGGCATCACGAGCAGGTAGTAGGCAAAGGGCACGGTCAGCCCCAACCCGAGTCCCAGCAGATACGCCTGCACGATCCGCAGCACCTGCACGACGATGGACCAGCCCAT includes:
- a CDS encoding lysylphosphatidylglycerol synthase domain-containing protein, yielding AVWAPDGVSVPRLAAGIAVAGLTCAAAFWADALLRAVVPADRHGGAIVRRALRVADAVAHYRGHRSALTVVMGWSIVVQVLRIVQAYLLGLGLGLTVPFAYYLLVMPLGLLMLLLPVSVSGFGVPQGVIVWLLRPMGVPDAQSFALSTLIVLTGLAGNLPGLLLWLRTPARADRPR